A genomic region of Micromonospora sp. NBRC 110009 contains the following coding sequences:
- the ddaH gene encoding dimethylargininase, whose protein sequence is MTRGTALVRRPSGRLAEGLVTHIERSDVDMARARRQHEAYRTALVEAGWQAHEVAIAEHCPDSVFVEDTVVVCEGLAVITRPGAPQRRPEIPGTEKAVRDAGLEVVRIEAPGTLDGGDVLQVGSTVYVGRGGRTNDAGVAQLRAHLATRGRTVIPVPLRDVLHLKSAVTALPDGTLLALPELLDAAALQQPVRPVDEEAGCHVVPLGDDLVLLAASAPRTAALVADLGFTPVVVDIGEYEKLEGCVTCLSVLIPQV, encoded by the coding sequence ATGACGCGAGGCACTGCCCTGGTCCGGCGACCGAGCGGCCGGCTGGCTGAGGGGCTGGTCACCCACATCGAGCGCAGCGACGTGGACATGGCACGGGCCCGGCGTCAGCACGAGGCGTACCGGACCGCGCTGGTCGAAGCCGGCTGGCAGGCTCACGAGGTCGCCATCGCCGAGCACTGCCCCGACTCGGTGTTCGTCGAGGACACCGTCGTGGTCTGCGAAGGCCTGGCGGTGATCACCCGGCCGGGCGCGCCACAGCGCCGCCCGGAGATTCCCGGCACCGAAAAGGCGGTCCGCGACGCCGGGCTGGAGGTCGTGCGCATCGAGGCTCCCGGGACGCTCGACGGCGGCGACGTGCTGCAGGTCGGCAGCACCGTGTACGTGGGTCGGGGCGGTCGCACCAACGATGCGGGCGTGGCCCAACTGCGCGCGCACCTGGCGACCCGCGGGCGCACGGTGATTCCGGTCCCGCTGCGCGACGTGCTGCATCTCAAGTCGGCCGTGACCGCGCTGCCCGACGGCACCCTCCTCGCGCTGCCGGAACTGCTCGACGCGGCCGCGCTCCAGCAACCGGTGCGGCCGGTCGACGAGGAGGCCGGCTGCCACGTCGTACCGCTCGGTGACGACCTTGTGCTGCTGGCCGCGTCGGCGCCGCGCACGGCGGCGCTCGTGGCGGACCTCGGCTTCACGCCGGTCGTCGTCGACATCGGCGAGTACGAGAAGCTCGAAGGCTGCGTCACCTGCCTGAGCGTGCTGATCCCCCAGGTCTGA
- a CDS encoding class I SAM-dependent methyltransferase, which yields MPSDAWAGLANPFVEGAYASVKGQVRTYVLHAQLLRHLPQPPASVLDVGGGAAHQSLPLARLGYDVTVLDPSPAMLAKAEQRLKAEPDDVRRRVRLVEAPGEQARAATGGQQFTAVLCHGVLMYLDRPEPLVSELCRCAAPGGVVSVMALNARTLAVRPALDHRWADALAAFEATGEVGVLGVDTRGDTVEGLSTLLQQSGVDPEAWYGVWLFSDWLDLPPDSTDLAAVAAVELEASVRDPYRQLSRVFHLIGRVRAPRR from the coding sequence ATGCCGTCGGACGCCTGGGCCGGGTTGGCGAACCCGTTCGTGGAAGGTGCGTACGCTTCGGTCAAGGGGCAGGTGCGGACGTACGTCCTCCATGCTCAGCTGCTGCGGCACCTCCCGCAGCCGCCGGCGAGCGTCCTCGACGTCGGCGGGGGTGCGGCCCACCAGTCGTTGCCGCTGGCCCGACTCGGCTACGACGTCACCGTCCTGGACCCGTCGCCGGCCATGCTCGCCAAGGCCGAGCAGCGGCTCAAGGCCGAGCCGGACGACGTCCGGCGGCGCGTCCGGCTGGTCGAGGCACCCGGCGAGCAGGCCCGGGCGGCGACCGGTGGGCAGCAGTTCACGGCGGTGCTCTGCCACGGCGTGCTGATGTACCTCGATCGACCCGAGCCGCTGGTCTCCGAGCTGTGCCGCTGTGCAGCACCCGGAGGGGTCGTCTCGGTCATGGCGCTCAATGCCCGCACGCTGGCCGTCCGCCCGGCCCTCGATCATCGCTGGGCCGACGCCCTGGCCGCCTTCGAGGCCACCGGCGAGGTCGGGGTGCTCGGCGTCGACACCCGGGGCGACACCGTCGAGGGCCTGTCCACCCTGCTGCAGCAGAGCGGGGTGGACCCCGAGGCCTGGTACGGGGTCTGGTTGTTTTCGGACTGGCTGGACCTGCCGCCCGACAGCACGGACCTGGCGGCCGTGGCCGCCGTCGAGCTCGAAGCGAGCGTGCGGGACCCCTACCGACAGCTCAGCCGGGTGTTCCACCTGATCGGGCGGGTTCGCGCGCCGCGTCGCTGA
- a CDS encoding alpha/beta fold hydrolase — MGSTSVPEGPGSVSQAPNLPAGFTDTFTSRYVDIGELRLHAVVGGDGPPLLLVHGWPQSWYAWRLLMPALARDFKVIAVDQRGMGLSDKPEDGYDPGTQANDMVALMDALGHQRFAVVGTDTGLPIGYALAADHPERIERVALAEVPGPPGAVPSPPMFAPGPLNDRFWHIPFNRINKLNEQLVQGREKIFFSWEFTIQGGKLPDDVIDYYVGMLSNPDSLRGSFGFYRAWDAMMTQNEKRKNKRLAMPVLAIGGAASSGDKVGEAMKTLADDVQTAVIPNSGHFIAEEAPDALLAALTAFLAPYRQVATVGAARA, encoded by the coding sequence ATGGGTTCGACTTCCGTTCCGGAGGGCCCCGGCTCCGTCTCGCAGGCGCCGAACCTTCCGGCAGGGTTCACCGACACGTTCACCAGCCGGTACGTCGACATCGGCGAACTGCGCCTACACGCGGTCGTCGGCGGTGACGGACCGCCGCTGCTGCTGGTGCACGGCTGGCCGCAGAGCTGGTACGCGTGGCGCCTGCTGATGCCCGCCCTGGCCCGGGACTTCAAGGTCATCGCAGTCGACCAGCGTGGCATGGGGCTGTCCGACAAGCCCGAGGACGGGTACGACCCGGGCACCCAGGCGAACGACATGGTCGCGCTGATGGACGCGCTCGGCCACCAGCGGTTCGCCGTGGTCGGCACCGACACCGGACTCCCGATCGGATACGCGTTGGCCGCGGACCACCCGGAGCGGATCGAGCGCGTGGCCCTCGCCGAGGTTCCTGGGCCTCCGGGGGCGGTTCCCTCACCGCCCATGTTCGCTCCCGGGCCGCTCAACGACCGGTTCTGGCACATCCCCTTCAACCGGATCAACAAGCTGAACGAACAGCTCGTCCAGGGACGGGAGAAGATCTTCTTCAGCTGGGAGTTCACCATCCAGGGCGGGAAGTTGCCCGACGACGTGATCGACTACTACGTCGGTATGCTCTCCAACCCCGACTCCCTGCGTGGCAGCTTCGGGTTCTACCGAGCGTGGGACGCGATGATGACACAGAACGAGAAGCGCAAGAACAAGCGGCTCGCCATGCCGGTCCTGGCGATCGGCGGAGCGGCAAGCAGCGGCGACAAGGTCGGGGAGGCGATGAAGACCCTCGCGGACGACGTGCAGACCGCGGTCATTCCGAACAGCGGGCACTTCATCGCCGAGGAGGCTCCCGATGCGCTGCTTGCGGCGCTGACCGCGTTCCTGGCCCCGTATCGCCAAGTGGCGACGGTGGGCGCCGCCCGGGCTTAG
- a CDS encoding tautomerase family protein has translation MPIVTIQITREGSTPGASAATAEEKAALIKGVSQLLLDVLNKPLTSTFVVIDEVDTENWGRGGLPVEQFRAQQQPSSSE, from the coding sequence ATGCCGATCGTCACGATCCAGATCACCCGCGAGGGCAGCACGCCCGGTGCCTCCGCGGCGACAGCCGAGGAGAAGGCGGCCCTGATCAAAGGGGTTAGCCAGCTGCTGCTCGACGTCCTGAACAAGCCGTTGACGTCGACCTTCGTGGTGATCGACGAGGTCGACACCGAGAACTGGGGACGGGGCGGCCTGCCGGTCGAGCAGTTCCGCGCACAACAGCAGCCAAGCTCGAGCGAATAG
- a CDS encoding SDR family NAD(P)-dependent oxidoreductase, whose translation MNSQGQKVAVITGASQGIGAGLVDAYRKLGYGVVATSRSIGDTNDPEIVTVRGDVADADTAERVITVAFDRFGRIDTLVNNAGVFIAKPFTDYTDEDFDLVTGVNLAGFFHLTRRVLPHLLAVGGGHVVNITTSLVDQPNSNVPSVLASLTKGGLSSATKSLAIEYAGRGVRVNGVAPGIIKTPMHPVEFHDTYGGLHPVGRMGEISDIVDAVVYLESAPFVTGEILHVDGGQNAGH comes from the coding sequence ATGAACAGTCAGGGACAGAAGGTGGCCGTGATCACCGGTGCGTCTCAGGGCATCGGCGCCGGCCTCGTGGACGCCTACCGCAAGCTCGGGTACGGCGTCGTGGCGACCTCACGCTCGATCGGTGACACCAACGATCCGGAGATCGTCACCGTCCGGGGCGACGTCGCCGACGCCGACACCGCCGAGCGGGTGATCACCGTCGCGTTCGACCGTTTCGGCCGCATCGACACCCTCGTGAACAACGCCGGCGTCTTCATCGCCAAGCCGTTCACCGACTACACCGATGAGGATTTCGACCTGGTCACCGGGGTCAACCTCGCCGGCTTCTTCCACCTCACCCGGCGGGTCCTGCCGCACCTGCTCGCCGTCGGCGGGGGACACGTCGTCAACATCACCACGAGCCTCGTGGACCAGCCCAACTCCAACGTGCCGTCCGTGCTCGCGTCGCTGACCAAGGGTGGCCTCAGCTCCGCCACGAAGTCCCTGGCCATCGAGTACGCGGGCCGAGGGGTACGGGTGAACGGCGTCGCCCCGGGGATCATCAAGACCCCGATGCACCCGGTCGAGTTCCACGACACGTACGGCGGGCTGCACCCGGTGGGCCGGATGGGTGAGATCAGCGACATCGTCGACGCGGTCGTCTACCTCGAATCCGCGCCGTTCGTCACCGGCGAGATCCTGCACGTCGACGGTGGCCAGAACGCCGGTCACTGA
- a CDS encoding TetR/AcrR family transcriptional regulator, with the protein MGRTSDARNKILGAAATLLEQRGYSALGVAEICATAGVPKGSFYYFFESKQALALTVIDEHWARQRRQWVELLSSDRDPLRRLRDLFEATEEVQRTGQQQAGLIAGCLFGNLALELSNQAEEIRRRLQEIFEAQIDLIEQVVLEAKERGQAGPSVDAREAARSIVAQIEGRVLLAKLLNDPAQLETLWRNCLDLLQVPAHARPAD; encoded by the coding sequence ATGGGACGGACGAGTGACGCGCGGAACAAGATCCTCGGCGCGGCGGCGACGCTGCTGGAACAGCGCGGATATTCCGCGCTGGGGGTGGCGGAGATCTGTGCGACGGCGGGCGTGCCGAAGGGCAGCTTCTACTACTTCTTCGAGTCCAAGCAGGCTCTCGCGCTCACCGTCATCGACGAACACTGGGCGCGCCAACGCCGGCAGTGGGTCGAGCTGCTCAGCAGCGACCGCGACCCGCTGCGGCGCCTGCGGGACCTGTTCGAGGCCACCGAGGAGGTGCAGCGGACCGGGCAGCAGCAGGCCGGGCTGATCGCCGGCTGCCTGTTCGGCAACCTGGCGCTGGAGCTCAGCAACCAGGCCGAGGAGATCCGCAGGCGGCTCCAGGAGATCTTCGAGGCCCAGATCGACCTCATCGAGCAGGTGGTCCTGGAGGCGAAGGAGCGGGGCCAGGCCGGCCCGTCTGTCGACGCCCGCGAGGCTGCCCGGTCCATCGTCGCGCAGATCGAGGGACGGGTTCTGCTGGCGAAGCTGCTCAACGATCCGGCTCAGCTGGAGACGCTGTGGCGCAACTGCCTGGACCTGCTGCAGGTGCCGGCGCACGCGCGGCCGGCCGACTGA
- a CDS encoding esterase-like activity of phytase family protein, with protein sequence MMIRRPSTLIAVALATTAAVPSGGAYGDDNGRSQPTLLGRAVLPVETYAPGPPSGTLLPPGTVNGVTFPLPSQPVEGFSAIVAGRQPGEYLAMPDNGFGAKANSKDFLIRAYYIRPDFKTAKDGSGEVDVDLDEFIQFRDPDRLIGFTIVNEGATDRPLTGGDIDPESLQSGADGDLWVGDEFGPWLLHFDATGKLLDPPFAAPGGLQSPNNPHLGGAAATQPNSRGFEAMAISPDGRYLYPTLEGATVAELGTTRRYVFEFSVREEAFTGRVWLYQTEQPGYFVSDLAALDGHHLAVVERDGGLGLNALFRKVYVVDLADVDAGGSLVKTEAIDLAAVPDPDLVSLPPVHSGDVGLGNPYRVTCESIEAIHQIAGNQLLLGCDNNFPNTGRNPGRADDSEFIVVKVPGLRGE encoded by the coding sequence ATGATGATCAGACGACCGTCCACACTCATCGCTGTCGCGCTCGCCACGACGGCTGCGGTCCCTTCGGGCGGCGCATACGGCGACGACAACGGAAGATCACAACCAACGCTGCTCGGTCGCGCCGTGCTACCGGTCGAGACGTACGCCCCCGGCCCTCCGTCGGGGACCCTGCTACCTCCCGGAACCGTCAACGGGGTCACATTCCCGCTGCCGTCGCAGCCGGTCGAGGGATTCTCGGCGATTGTGGCCGGCCGACAGCCAGGGGAGTATCTCGCCATGCCGGACAATGGGTTCGGTGCCAAGGCGAACTCAAAGGACTTCCTGATCCGCGCCTACTACATCCGGCCGGACTTCAAGACCGCCAAGGATGGCAGCGGGGAAGTCGACGTCGATCTGGACGAGTTCATCCAGTTCCGTGACCCTGACCGCCTGATCGGCTTCACCATTGTCAACGAGGGCGCGACCGACCGGCCACTGACCGGCGGCGACATCGATCCCGAGTCCCTCCAGAGCGGCGCTGACGGGGATTTGTGGGTCGGCGACGAGTTCGGGCCGTGGCTCCTACACTTCGACGCCACCGGCAAACTGCTCGACCCGCCCTTCGCGGCGCCTGGCGGCCTGCAGTCGCCCAACAACCCCCACCTCGGGGGAGCGGCGGCAACTCAGCCGAACAGTCGCGGCTTCGAGGCCATGGCCATCAGCCCGGACGGCAGGTATCTGTACCCGACTCTGGAGGGCGCCACGGTCGCCGAACTCGGTACCACGCGCCGCTACGTCTTCGAATTCAGCGTGCGCGAGGAGGCGTTCACGGGGCGGGTCTGGCTGTATCAGACCGAGCAGCCGGGCTACTTCGTGTCGGACCTGGCGGCCCTCGACGGACACCACCTTGCGGTGGTCGAGCGCGACGGCGGTCTTGGGCTGAACGCGCTGTTCCGCAAGGTGTACGTCGTCGACCTCGCCGACGTGGATGCGGGCGGGTCCCTGGTGAAGACGGAGGCGATCGACCTGGCGGCCGTGCCCGACCCGGACCTGGTTTCCTTGCCGCCCGTCCACAGCGGCGACGTCGGACTGGGCAACCCGTACCGCGTGACGTGCGAGTCGATCGAGGCGATCCATCAGATCGCAGGCAATCAACTACTGCTCGGCTGTGACAACAACTTCCCCAACACCGGGCGCAACCCCGGCCGCGCGGACGACAGCGAGTTCATCGTCGTGAAGGTGCCAGGCCTCCGCGGCGAGTAG
- a CDS encoding M1 family metallopeptidase: MTIPRLRGAALAMVVLVAVGSVTAPGAAGAAPGNPGAARYSAGAASVGDPYFPDEGNGGYDVQHYDLNFSYDPASRFMAATATITAIATQDLDRFNLDFRGPEITSLTIDGHAHDFARDGQELVVTPRPKLKNGQAFTVVVRYAGVPGPITDPDESIEGWVPTDDGAFVVGEPQGTPAWLPTNDHPTDKATFRFTAKVPAGLTAVGNGQLLSEETRDGWTTFTWDSTEPMATYLATITIGNFVVTESTTPSGIPVYVAIDPRQVAGSAAAVAQIPKMIDFFSSTFGPYPFASTGAIIDRAPDVGYALETQTKPIFSSPASVGTMAHELAHQWYGDSVSPQRWSDIWLNEGFATYAQWMYTEYNGGASVNQTFNSSSNYGRAASSSFWQIVLADPGPEDMFSNIPYNRGAMTLHALRGKVGDDTFFRILREWAANHRYGHAGTADFIALSERESGQNLNAFFDVWLFQKGKPTTW, translated from the coding sequence ATGACAATCCCACGCCTGCGCGGTGCCGCGCTGGCCATGGTCGTCCTGGTGGCAGTCGGGTCGGTGACGGCACCGGGGGCGGCCGGCGCCGCACCCGGCAACCCGGGAGCCGCCCGCTACTCGGCTGGTGCGGCGAGCGTCGGCGACCCGTACTTCCCGGACGAGGGCAACGGCGGATACGACGTCCAGCATTACGACCTCAACTTCTCCTACGACCCGGCGAGCCGGTTCATGGCCGCCACCGCGACGATCACCGCGATCGCCACGCAGGATCTCGACCGGTTCAACCTGGACTTCCGCGGTCCGGAAATTACGTCGCTGACGATCGACGGGCATGCGCACGATTTCGCGCGGGACGGTCAGGAACTGGTCGTCACGCCGCGCCCGAAGCTCAAGAACGGGCAGGCGTTCACCGTGGTGGTGAGGTACGCCGGCGTACCGGGCCCGATCACCGACCCGGACGAGTCGATCGAAGGCTGGGTGCCTACCGACGACGGCGCCTTCGTCGTCGGGGAGCCGCAGGGCACGCCGGCCTGGTTGCCCACCAACGACCACCCGACCGACAAGGCCACCTTCCGGTTCACCGCGAAGGTGCCGGCGGGGCTGACCGCCGTCGGCAACGGCCAACTCCTGTCCGAGGAGACCCGGGACGGCTGGACCACCTTCACCTGGGACTCGACCGAGCCGATGGCCACCTACCTGGCGACGATCACCATCGGCAACTTCGTGGTCACCGAGTCGACGACGCCGAGCGGGATCCCCGTGTATGTCGCGATCGACCCGCGGCAGGTCGCCGGGTCCGCCGCCGCGGTGGCGCAGATCCCGAAGATGATCGACTTCTTCTCCTCGACGTTCGGTCCGTACCCGTTCGCCTCGACCGGTGCGATCATCGACCGGGCCCCGGACGTGGGCTACGCCCTGGAGACCCAGACCAAGCCGATCTTCTCCAGCCCGGCGAGTGTTGGCACCATGGCGCACGAGCTGGCACACCAGTGGTACGGCGACAGCGTCTCCCCGCAGCGTTGGTCGGACATCTGGCTCAACGAGGGCTTCGCCACGTACGCCCAGTGGATGTACACCGAGTACAACGGCGGCGCGTCGGTCAACCAGACTTTCAACAGCAGCAGCAACTACGGTCGGGCCGCCTCGTCGTCGTTCTGGCAGATCGTCCTCGCCGACCCGGGTCCCGAGGACATGTTCAGCAACATCCCGTACAACCGGGGGGCGATGACCCTGCACGCGTTGCGGGGCAAGGTCGGCGACGACACCTTCTTCCGCATCCTGCGCGAGTGGGCGGCGAACCACCGGTACGGCCACGCCGGAACGGCCGACTTCATCGCCCTGTCCGAGCGGGAGTCCGGGCAGAACCTCAACGCCTTCTTCGACGTGTGGCTGTTCCAGAAGGGCAAGCCCACGACCTGGTGA
- a CDS encoding 3-keto-disaccharide hydrolase, protein MGSRNRFLAGTAVLAAAVLSGGFAAAPAIASQSPCVAPDSRPTVRFLDYDSGVANRTVEGGCSINDLIDDESAWANHGGFVAHVTDVARDLVGAGVITAGEAAALTGTAAHSDVGKTSSYVSLFDGTTESYANWGYVGGRGFALRDGSMVTTNSPTGGGLGMLWYRAAQFGDFSLRLQFRDERGGDANARSNSGVLVRFPGVDPAANPQCNTTDPAWVAVNCGHEIQINDSPELGSNDPRKTGSVYGFADLNLAQARPTDKGVWNDLEIRVVGQHYTVIRNGVVINEFDNVPGLPFPGRPTDPGTSGRQYAQGYIGLQNHDGGSVIAFRNVRVRDLG, encoded by the coding sequence GTGGGTAGCAGGAATCGTTTCCTCGCGGGTACGGCGGTCCTCGCCGCCGCGGTCCTGAGCGGGGGGTTCGCGGCGGCGCCGGCCATCGCATCGCAATCGCCGTGCGTCGCGCCCGACAGCCGGCCGACCGTCCGCTTCCTCGACTACGACAGCGGCGTGGCGAACCGCACCGTCGAGGGTGGCTGCTCGATCAACGACCTGATCGACGACGAGAGTGCCTGGGCCAACCACGGCGGGTTCGTGGCACACGTGACGGACGTGGCCCGGGATCTGGTCGGTGCGGGGGTGATCACGGCCGGGGAGGCCGCCGCGCTGACCGGAACCGCGGCGCATTCCGACGTGGGAAAGACGAGCAGCTATGTCAGCCTCTTCGATGGGACGACCGAGTCGTACGCGAACTGGGGCTACGTCGGTGGCCGCGGGTTCGCCCTGCGCGACGGGTCGATGGTGACGACCAACTCGCCCACCGGCGGGGGGCTCGGCATGCTCTGGTACCGGGCCGCCCAGTTCGGCGACTTCTCACTGCGCCTGCAGTTCCGCGATGAGCGGGGTGGGGACGCGAACGCGCGGTCGAACAGTGGGGTCCTCGTGCGGTTCCCCGGCGTCGACCCGGCCGCCAACCCCCAGTGCAACACGACCGATCCGGCCTGGGTTGCGGTGAACTGCGGCCACGAGATCCAGATCAACGACTCGCCGGAGCTCGGCAGCAACGACCCGCGGAAGACCGGATCCGTGTACGGGTTCGCCGACCTGAACCTCGCCCAGGCCCGCCCGACGGACAAGGGGGTCTGGAACGACCTTGAGATCCGGGTCGTCGGCCAGCACTACACCGTGATCCGCAACGGCGTCGTGATCAACGAGTTCGACAACGTGCCCGGCCTGCCGTTCCCGGGCCGTCCGACCGACCCGGGCACCAGCGGACGGCAGTACGCGCAGGGCTACATCGGCCTGCAGAACCACGACGGCGGCTCGGTCATCGCCTTCCGCAACGTACGGGTGCGGGACCTCGGCTGA
- a CDS encoding FAD-binding oxidoreductase yields MAGKHRSWWGWGHVEDAVIGAEATALTDRVRTLLPGADLTEHVAPPVAELGLRPPRVDPPTSLARLCSADPADRAAHTHGKAFRDVVRNLHGDVHDPPDLVVRPATEQDVVDVLDWCAGREIAVIPYGGGSSVVGGVEPRLDGAYPAAVSLDLGRLDRVLEVDRTSRAARIQAGVFGPALEDQLRPHDLTLRHFPQSFEFSTLGGWLATRAGGHYATVLTHIDDLVESLRVVTPAGTSQSRRLPGSGAGPSPDRLFLGSEGVLGVITEAWMRLQDRPRWRAGASVHFTDYDGAVAATRAIAQAALHPSNCRLLDPAEALLNAGAATTGGVLVLGFESADHPVTPWLDRAVELCRDHGGTLPEPPRSDDSSGPRQRTAAADAWRSAFLRMPYQRDALAARSMIVETFETACTWDRFPALRAAVLDAAGDALRAVSATGVVTCRFTHVYPDGPAPYFGVYATGRWDATHGQWDQIKHAVSDALLAAGGTITHHHAVGRDHRPWYDRQRPDPVALALRAAKSALDPSWILNPGVLVDPAGRPGPARPA; encoded by the coding sequence ATGGCCGGGAAACACCGTTCGTGGTGGGGCTGGGGGCACGTCGAGGACGCGGTGATCGGCGCGGAGGCGACGGCGTTGACCGACCGGGTGCGTACCCTGCTGCCCGGCGCCGACCTGACCGAGCATGTCGCGCCGCCGGTGGCCGAACTCGGCCTGCGCCCGCCGCGGGTCGATCCGCCGACGTCACTCGCCCGGCTGTGCTCGGCGGACCCGGCCGACCGGGCGGCGCACACCCACGGCAAGGCGTTCCGGGACGTCGTCCGCAACCTGCACGGGGACGTCCACGACCCGCCGGACCTGGTGGTCCGGCCGGCGACGGAGCAGGACGTCGTCGACGTGCTGGACTGGTGCGCGGGCCGGGAGATCGCGGTGATCCCGTACGGCGGCGGCTCGTCCGTGGTCGGCGGCGTGGAGCCGCGGCTGGACGGCGCGTATCCCGCGGCGGTCAGTCTCGACCTCGGGCGCCTCGACCGGGTGCTGGAGGTGGACCGGACCAGTCGGGCGGCCCGCATCCAGGCCGGCGTGTTCGGCCCGGCGCTGGAGGACCAGCTCCGGCCGCACGACCTCACGCTGCGGCACTTCCCGCAGTCGTTCGAGTTCTCCACCCTGGGCGGCTGGTTGGCCACCCGCGCCGGCGGTCACTACGCCACCGTCCTGACCCACATCGACGATCTGGTGGAGTCGTTGCGGGTGGTCACCCCGGCGGGCACCAGCCAGTCGCGCCGGCTGCCCGGCTCCGGCGCCGGGCCGTCCCCGGATCGGCTGTTCCTCGGCTCGGAGGGCGTGCTCGGCGTCATCACCGAGGCGTGGATGCGGCTGCAGGACCGGCCGCGCTGGCGGGCGGGCGCCTCGGTGCACTTCACCGACTACGACGGGGCGGTCGCCGCCACCCGGGCCATCGCCCAGGCCGCGCTGCACCCGAGCAACTGCCGGCTGCTCGACCCGGCCGAGGCGCTCCTCAACGCCGGCGCCGCCACCACCGGCGGCGTGCTCGTCCTGGGATTCGAGTCCGCCGACCATCCGGTCACCCCATGGCTGGACCGCGCCGTAGAGCTGTGCCGCGACCACGGGGGAACCCTGCCGGAGCCGCCCCGCAGCGACGACTCGTCCGGCCCACGGCAGCGGACCGCCGCCGCCGACGCCTGGCGGTCAGCGTTCCTGCGGATGCCGTACCAGCGCGACGCGCTCGCCGCCCGGTCGATGATCGTGGAGACGTTCGAGACCGCCTGCACCTGGGACCGATTCCCCGCCTTGCGCGCCGCCGTGCTCGACGCGGCCGGCGACGCGCTCCGCGCCGTCTCCGCGACCGGCGTGGTCACCTGCCGCTTCACCCACGTCTACCCGGACGGCCCCGCACCCTACTTCGGCGTGTACGCCACCGGCCGCTGGGACGCCACCCACGGCCAGTGGGACCAGATCAAGCATGCCGTCTCCGACGCGCTGCTCGCCGCCGGCGGCACCATCACCCACCACCACGCCGTCGGCCGCGACCACCGACCGTGGTACGACCGGCAGCGTCCCGACCCGGTCGCGCTCGCCTTGCGCGCCGCCAAGAGCGCGCTCGACCCGTCCTGGATCCTCAACCCCGGCGTCCTCGTCGATCCCGCCGGCCGACCTGGGCCGGCCCGCCCCGCCTGA
- a CDS encoding dihydrofolate reductase family protein, with product MSVIVIQFITLDGIMSDPDGSGGTPTGGWAFRHGPETVAGDKFRLGNLLDDGVMLLGRTTWQLFSRIWPGRDDPFSVRMNAVPKLVASRTLTDTSAWANSQLIVGGLVEAVKHERRDIIIAGSVSVVHTLMAEDLIDEYRLLTFPTILATGRRLFPADGPPAYLETLSAERAGAAVLTRYGRAAR from the coding sequence GTGAGCGTCATCGTCATCCAGTTCATCACCCTGGACGGGATCATGTCCGATCCGGACGGGTCCGGAGGCACCCCGACGGGCGGTTGGGCTTTTCGGCACGGCCCCGAAACCGTCGCCGGAGACAAGTTCCGCCTCGGGAACCTGCTCGACGACGGCGTCATGCTGCTGGGCCGCACCACCTGGCAGCTGTTCTCCCGGATCTGGCCCGGACGCGACGACCCGTTCTCCGTGCGCATGAACGCCGTGCCCAAACTGGTCGCCTCACGCACGCTGACCGACACCTCTGCGTGGGCGAACTCCCAGCTCATCGTCGGCGGCCTGGTCGAGGCGGTCAAGCACGAGCGGCGCGACATCATCATCGCCGGCAGCGTCAGCGTCGTGCACACACTGATGGCCGAAGACTTGATCGATGAGTACCGGCTGCTGACCTTCCCCACCATCCTCGCCACCGGCCGGCGGCTCTTCCCGGCCGATGGTCCGCCCGCCTACCTGGAAACCCTGTCCGCCGAGCGGGCCGGTGCCGCCGTCCTTACGCGATACGGCAGAGCCGCCCGGTGA
- a CDS encoding OsmC family protein: protein MSEDTLRSVEIERTSLGQYVVRNARGGSMSMGAGQDASFTPVELLLAAIGGCTAIDVDHITSRRAEPTRFSVEVTGDKIRDEVGGNRMQNLTVEFTVTFPVGADGDRAREALPRSLQQSHDRLCTVSRTVERGTPVSIVEAGGSTGD, encoded by the coding sequence ATGAGTGAGGACACCTTGCGCTCCGTGGAGATCGAGCGCACCAGCCTGGGGCAGTACGTTGTGCGGAACGCCCGCGGCGGATCGATGTCGATGGGCGCGGGCCAGGATGCCAGCTTCACGCCGGTGGAACTGCTGCTGGCTGCCATCGGCGGCTGCACTGCGATAGACGTGGACCACATCACGAGCCGCCGCGCGGAGCCGACTCGGTTCTCCGTCGAAGTCACGGGCGACAAGATCCGGGACGAGGTGGGCGGAAACCGGATGCAGAACCTCACGGTCGAGTTCACCGTGACGTTCCCGGTGGGCGCGGACGGCGACAGGGCGCGCGAGGCGCTGCCCCGGTCGCTGCAGCAGTCGCACGACCGGCTCTGCACCGTCTCCCGTACCGTCGAACGTGGCACTCCCGTCTCGATCGTCGAGGCCGGCGGTTCCACGGGGGACTGA